Genomic segment of Anopheles darlingi chromosome X, idAnoDarlMG_H_01, whole genome shotgun sequence:
AAACACATAGTCTGACTGCAGTGTGAGGCGCAACGATGTAGAGCTGTACAGCTATTGTCAAAAAATCTGAAAGCTGGAGGCGTTTGCTTTTCTCGATAAAAGGTGGCAAATTAACTAAATTTCTGTCTAGTGGAATAGTTGTGGAGTTTGTTTAGTGGATATACTTTTTTGAACTCTTATTTCTAAATACATGAGAATTCTTTATCTATCTTCAAATACTGTTTTGTAAGTTGTAATTCAGTATTTTAGAGTAAGAAACACCAACGACGCCATATGATACACTGTACAATCACTGGTAGCAAGAGCGTTGAATACCAGGACGTTATCATAAACCTGGGTTCTTAAGAACAGAAAAATCGGCAGGCGAACGGAGCGCAATCTCATGTATGGCCATGATATGGCAAGAGAGTGAAACACACACTTAGCAGAACAAAAGTGAATCCCGAAGTAGTCTGTTGCTCAGCGCTGCAGGTGTTAAAGCTGTAGATCATCCATCCTCGCTGTCTATAATATTCATTCACCTGCTGCACATGCTacgcattttgttttccattgaaAATCTGATATTTTACCCTTGCCACCTAACTAACTATTGAATTCTGAACTAACTTGAACACGTGAATTGTTTTTGAAAATACGACTACGAGAAATATTAAAAGTATGTATAAGTCGAATATGAGAAACATTAAAAGTGCTAGCATATATCAATGCCAGCTTTCGTTGTTATACATCCTTCGAGTGGCATCTGTCCCAGTTGGTATGGTCATGTGAGACAGCCACCTATCTCTACATTAGATTAAGGTCGATTAGCATTAGCACAGTGTAGAAGAagcatggatggatggattcttAATAAAGCTACTGCTCGATCGTAACGACAATGAGTATCAGGAGACGGTGtgatttgattttgctttAGCGAAGTCCTGCTTCGTTCTGAAATCGGGATGTATGCTAATCAAAGATTCAGTCGACTGCCAAATGGACGGGCAACAAGAGAAGCCAATGCTGTGTTTTCTAAAAGTGTTGCGTTGGTTCGCaacgaatgaaggaaaaaaaactgccaaaTGCAACCGACAAATTGTGTtctagagtttttttttttccttcattcgttGCGAACCAACGTAACACGCTCCTACTCTGTTAGTTataacaaaaagaaactaCTCTATTCATTTTCTAGATCCAATGTACAATGGATCTATGGGTTTTATTTCATGGATGTTTTTCTTACAATTATTTATGGTTTGTTAATTCTGGACGGCCCCATTTGTTTTCCTGGATCATGTCAGGCTTCGCCGtgcaagcaataaaaaaacataagtGTAATCGCCTCTAGCAGGTCAAGTGTGGTGAATGCTATACTCATTGTCCCACCGATGATTAGTAATTTCCTAATCTTTCTCACGCTTTGTTTGAAATTCAGTTGGCCACGCAATGATGTTGTTTTCTCGTCATTTTAGTCTGTTAATGGTTTGTAACGACGAATTTTGTAAGCTTTCCTTATTTATTTCTTCCTTTCGTCAGCCTATCATTTCCATAATAATTTATTCTATCCAGAATTCAAGTGTTGCCTCTGCAACATTAGGAGATTCAACGAAACATAGCTGCATATTAAATGCCTAAATGCGACGTACCTTGATTCGATTCCTTTCGAGCAAGAAATAATCCTAGAGTTAGTGCTATTCGACCCGCGTGTTAAGCAGAATGAATAACATATTTCGGTTAGCAATATGCAAAGAAAATATTGGAATCAACAGACCAAAGGACAACAGTTCCATACAACATGGAATGCTTCGACATTAATACAGTAAAGGTGAAGGTCGAAACTTAGGGAAATTAAgaaccagtgccagtgtcacAACTTAAACTATTTACCATTAGGAGGGTGATGTGATTTCGCCTGTCACAAGTCACTAGACACGAGAgcagatttttttgtttcttgtcAGCTTAAGCTTCCTCTCCAGCAGTCCCGCCACCTATCGGTCGCAGCACAATTCTTGGATCGGTATCCAGCATCCTATCCGACTCCTCTGCACTACTAAGGCACGAATCTTTGCTATCCGGCATCAGGTTTCGTCGCTCTTCATCGTCCTGGCGTGTTGGAATTTCTGAAACCGGTGCGTACTGCGTATGTGACACGAGTGGATCCGTGCTCGGGTTAAGGGCTAGTATTTGACCACTAGCCGTACCCTGAAGCTGTCGTGCTAAGCCTTGCTTCTTGGAAAGCGCACAGGGACAGACGCAATTGCGTCGCCAATCGGCTACCTTCAAGTACAGCCCTGTAACGGAAAAAGAGCAGCAGAATaacaagagaaagaaatgtTGTATAAGCTCAACGATAGTGAAAGCAAAACCATTGCTTTCATTAATATACATATACCTAGCAGGAACAGCGCAAGCAGAGTCAAGATCGCGCCGACTACGATAAGACTAATATCAATTCGTTCCTCCTGCGCTTTGCCATCCGGATTGATTTCCGGGTACTGTTCAGCGTCCGAGTAATCTGCCGAGCCGCTAGCAATTAATGCCATTCCTGTACAATTAGAATGTGGTGAAATTGTAGCGCATGATACGATCCAGTGGGAAGTAGACTACTCCACCAGAACACCGGAACTTACCGATAGCGAAGGTTATCAATCCTAGGACCAGAATTGTCATTTGAGCGGTTGGTTTACGGAGCATCTTCATTGACGAGGCAGCCG
This window contains:
- the LOC125955228 gene encoding uncharacterized protein LOC125955228; this encodes MPESGPVYQPTTVSYETRTSAGGLLAQTTAASSMKMLRKPTAQMTILVLGLITFAIGMALIASGSADYSDAEQYPEINPDGKAQEERIDISLIVVGAILTLLALFLLGLYLKVADWRRNCVCPCALSKKQGLARQLQGTASGQILALNPSTDPLVSHTQYAPVSEIPTRQDDEERRNLMPDSKDSCLSSAEESDRMLDTDPRIVLRPIGGGTAGEEA